The genomic DNA ATTACTGAAATCTTGGTTGGTTGGCCACCAGGCTTAAGGGTGTAGATATCGCCGTTGTAGCCATAGCAAAGGGTTTCGTCGTTTGCAACGGAAAGGAATCGAACGGGGTTCTTGGTATGAAAGGAGAGTTGTTTTGGTTCGCTGGTGGCAGCTAAGTTGCCTTCAAAAACGTTGAATGATCCTGCTCGTTCGGTCAAGTAATAATACTTGTTGGGGGTTGAGGTAAGTATTGGATTACGATCTTCACCGTTGAAATCCGTAACCTTTGTGTGTTTTTGTGTTTTAATGTCGTAAATCCAAATGTCGCGAGCAACGGAGGAGGTGTGGTGTTTGCGCCAGGCATTTTCGTAACCCTTCAAATCTTGGTAGATAATTTTGCTGCCATCCTTGCTGTACTGAGCCAGTTCGGCGGGAGTAGTGAGGATCTGAGTATATCTTCCTCCAGAAATGGGAACGGAATACAGTTCGGAAAGTGCCGCGCTGGGAAATTGAACGTTACTTGGACTATCGGCAATTTGCCCGGTGAACAATACTGAATTGCCATCGGGAGCAAAACAGGTTGGCGTTTCGTTTTTTGAAAGGAAAGTGAGTCGTGTGGGCGTGCCACCATTCGCTGCCATCACAAAGATGTCAAAACTGCCAAACCGGTTGGAGGAAAACGCAATAGTTTTCCCGTTTGGCGACCATACAGGTTGGAAGTCGTAGGCTGGATTGGTGGTAATTTGTTTGGCAACACCGCCGGTTGTGGGTATTGTGAATATATCCCCTTTGTAAGTAAATGCGATGGTTGTGCCATCGGGAGAAATGGTCGGGTACCTCATCCAGCGTGGCTCTTCTGCCTTTACTTGGCTACACAATACGAGGAGCACAAGCGTAGTAATTGCTTTTAAATTCATATAGGTAGGATTATTATTTCTCAATTGTACTTTCTAATTCTTCCCAAAACTCCAAAGCCCTTCGGGTGTGAGGAATTACGATTGTTCCTCCTACAAGATTGGCCACGGCAAAAATCTCCAGAATTTCCGGTTTGGTAACTCCTTGCTCAAAGCATTTTTCGAGATGGTATTTAACACAATCGTCGCAACGGAGCACCATTGAACTAACCAATCCAAGCATCTCTTTTGTTGTTGAACTTAGAGCGCCGTCCGTGTAAGTATTGGTGTCGAGGTTAAAAATGCGTTTTATAATCAGGTTGTCAGTAGCGAGGAGACGCTTGTTCATCATGGTTCTGTATTCGCGAAACTCTTTAATTTTCTGGCTCATTGCGTTGTGTTTTAAGTTGACTGATTGGAGTATTTATCCTAAAAAAGGTTTAACCCGTAGGTTAATGCAAGAAAAGAAAAAATGTGTATTCTTTTCCTTTTGTTGATTTTTAATTGTGTTTGTTTTTGACTTGATTTCCCCCGATATAATAAATAAATTTAGATTGAGTTAACTTTAGTTGTATTTTTAAGAAAATAGTATTTAATTTGTAATGAGGTTATTGTATTTGTATATTACAAGACCGCTGATTTATAATATCAAAAAAAACGCTATGAAAAAAATCGTCCTCTCCGACAATGAAGTAGCTGATTTCAAAGCATTTTGTCTTAGTGAATTAGAGAAAAGTCACGCACGGGTTCGTCAAATCCAAGCTATTCTTGGACACCTGGGTACTGATGTTTCGGATATTCTCACAGAAGAGATGCCAGTTACTTTTACAAAACAAAATCGCACTGAAGCCATTAATGAGGCTGATGTGAACCAAAAGAAGAAGAAAAATCGCCGCAAGAAGAAAAAAGTAAAGTGGTCCGATTTTATTCTAACTACCATTAAGAACAAAGAAACTGTAATGTTGGCCAATGAGATTATTCAAGCAGCCTACGATGAGTTTGAAGTTCCTGATGATGAGAAGCAGAAAGTGAGAATGTCACTCTCGAGCATCCTTACTCGCATGCTTAACCAAGAGAAGGTTCTTAGAACCTATGCTGTTGATGGCATTAGAGGTAGATTCTATGGTGTTGCTGAATGGTTCAACGACAAGCAAGAACTTGCAAAAGAGATTAAGGACAAGTTGGTTGTTTAACTTCAGTCTTAGATACGATTTCAAAAAGCCCTCTTCGGAGGGCTTTTCGTTTGCCCTTAACCGCTATCACTGCATCAAGGGAAAAGAGAAAGTAGAAACTACATCTGCTCCTTATTGAATTACATTCTATCCGCTGAACAAAGAGATTCAATCATGGGCATATTCCTTGTATTTGTATATGGTAAGGATTAAACTTGGTTCAATATAAGAATACGATTTTTTGGCAGGACGGCTTTTCTTTATTGTTAC from Williamwhitmania taraxaci includes the following:
- a CDS encoding carboxymuconolactone decarboxylase family protein; this encodes MSQKIKEFREYRTMMNKRLLATDNLIIKRIFNLDTNTYTDGALSSTTKEMLGLVSSMVLRCDDCVKYHLEKCFEQGVTKPEILEIFAVANLVGGTIVIPHTRRALEFWEELESTIEK